In the Pseudorasbora parva isolate DD20220531a chromosome 5, ASM2467924v1, whole genome shotgun sequence genome, TGAAATGAGacagccttatgacgtatgtagccttcaaatgcgacctccggaggacgcattCTTCGAAAATGACAGAACAGTTTCGCTAATCTTTTAATCCTCCCCGGTGCATCACCAATGCAAAGAGCaaataaatcacattaaacaagaaaataaacatcacagaaaacatacCTGATAAGGAACAAATAAAAACAGCCTGTTAATGCAACTGTGAGACACCCTCGTTTACTAAAATGAATAACATGTGCATTTCCACTTAACTCAAAAAgagtaaaatgacaaaaatcacCACACAGATGAGTAAAATAATAACATATACATAGTTGCAGAGTGGAAATATGGACATAAAAGcgacaattaaaataaattaaaaaagattAACAAGAGCTCAAAATACCTCACCTTTCTAGCGCATTACCAATGCAACGAGGAAGAGGAGGGGCAAGAACAGGAAATGACATTGACTCGTGATGTCATCACAATTAAAGAGGTTAAGCACTCACATTTCAGTTAGGCATTTATATATCAAGTATATGTATATGAACACTTTTGGGGGAATTGTCATAAATAATATACCATTAACAGGAAACTTTTGTATCTGtatatgtactaacatttaaattaataatttgatacaacgCACTTATTGTGTATTGCACATGCACGTTTTAACATTgtactttcatttttaaaaaatacctgcaaattaatttataattacactgttgacacttcccttacacctaatcttactcttaaacttacccagcCCACACCTGTATCCCTAACTTACCTGTATTCACCTCAATAACTGCAAAAGTGTTATGCAATAGAATATAAAGTCAATTACATTTTGTTTCTTATTTTGTGATGTAAGTACACACTAAGGcaactaatataaagtgggacccaaAAAACGAATAAACTTTATGCAACAATTTCTTCTCATCTGTGCCAGTCTCCTATGCCGTTTACGTTGTAAATACAGTGCTTCAAGCTAGAGCTTTCAAGTTCTATGGCAGAACCACTGGAGTCATGAGGACTTTAGTTTATTTAACAATGTTTTTCCAACCTTCTGGACCTtgaaaatgttaattaatttgttGTCTACGGAGGGGTGCgagagctcttggatttcaGAAGACATCAGAaatgtcttcatttgtgttccgaagatgaacgaaggtcttgcgGGTTTGGAACGGTGATGAATTAACGACGGCATAttaatttttggtgaactaaccctttaaggaactTAAACCttttttaaccctttaaaattacatttcacAGTGCAGTATACTTGagcaaacattttcaaaaactgtACTTATGTACAAGACTCTTTACTCATGTACAACAACTATGGACAGACATTTCTCATGTGTTTGCCTTAATCAATAAATAACAATTAAACTTTGTCTTAAATTGGCACAATTTTGTCTTACATTAATGTTAGTGAGAAGTAAAAATTGACATAAAGGTGTAGatacctttaaagggttagttcacccaaaaatgaaaatttaagGTGAACTAACAAactaactccaaccgttgccgtataatgcatgtcaatggggtttttatatgagagtaaaaaatgcATGCATACGTATGTGTAGTGGGCATGTTTAAGAGATACGttattattactgttattattattgttgcatGATTGACCTGTCTTTAGCTTCTGAAGTGGTCTGTTGTAGGACAAGTACCGTAAGATTCCACCAGAGGGCGGGGTGAGCATAGAGAGTTAGTTACAGCCACACTGGTTCCCTTCCCCCACTCATAATACAGAGATCGAGGGAAACGCAACAAGTGTTCTGtgtctgtttattaaaatatctatGTTACCCTTTTCAGGTAAGCCCCTCAATATCCAAAGTGATGTTCATAATGAGTTTGAGTATATACGATGTTCGTATACTTGTTATATACCCATATTGTGAAATAGACGGAAGAGTTTGAATCGCACATGACGAACGTGAATAGCTGAAAACTATGCTATCGTTTAGCACATCTCGTGCACTGTATTGTTTACTATATGAAGTGAGGTTTGTCTGACAAGTAGTATGACGAAAATAGTGTTATTATGCGATTGAAACGAGTTTGCTGTAATAGTTTTATCTTTGACCACAGTTTTACTTTTATTTGCATTCCTACCGTAGCTGAGTGTTAATAGGTCACGTGTTGACTCGTCCATATTCAAGTGAACCCAAGTGTGTCATTAATTTAGTAACATGTGAAGTGTTATGTTGTGATAACTGAAATGTTATGAGATTAATATGCACTTTGAGTACAGAGTATATTGTATAGTATTACATTAACACGTATtttctttactgtctatgagataTTTTGTCACACATGCAGATGCAAATAATTTGGTTTATTGTGTGTACCAGGATGGATATAAGGGTTCATGCTAATTGATGCTCAACTCTTTAATTGTTTTGTCAGCAATACAATACAGATTACATTGGGTATGaacaaaatgtaatgttatgCATGTTGATATGCATGTAATGGTTCTTTTAACCCACTCATAATACAGAGATCGAGGGAAATGCAACAAGTGTTCTGtgtctgtttattaaaatatctatGTTACCCTTTTCAGGGAGACTACATAtgcatattaaaccctgtggctcttgatgatacattgatgtcttaaaacacgAAATGATCGttttctgcgagaaaccgaacagtaggctatttgttattttttttacctcatcaTAGCAGACAAATCttatctagtgttcccatccgtcaGTACTTTCTtcgaagaaggtcaaaacctGGTGTGTAAAAAACcctattgacatgcattatacggcaacgtttggagttaaaaatcttcatttgtaactaaccctttaaaaccttTTTATATATCAAACTGGTTTATGGCATTTTAAAAGCTGACACAAGCACTCACTGCTTCATCAAAGCCCATATACATGAACTGCTGGATCCACTGCTGGACGTCAGGGCGGCTGCGGTCCCACAGGTTTCTTTTGGGTCTTTTAAGGGAGGCCAGGAACTGTTTGGCTTTGGAGGGAGTCACAGCCACAGCTGCGGCTGGCTTTACATCAGCGTCCACTAGTGGGAGACAAAGCAGGACAGGAGGACACAAATAGGGTATATTACCCTGGCAAAACTGTATAAATCATTAAAACTTGTCAGAGATATTTGTTCAgctgcaaaaagaaaaaagaaagtcacCTCTTTTCATCAAGAGTTTTTCCAGTGTGTTCTCACTTGCAACATCTAGAAAATATTACAAACTGAATTAGAATGATTATATATGTATGAGAATGTCTTTGTGAGGACCGGTTTGAGTTTTAGACCACTGGAGTGAGGACAAAAAGAGTAAAGTGGGAACATTTTGGCCATTCCTCACTTTTCTGAGACACTTTTAAAGGTTTGAGAGACAAGACTCTGTTTAAGAGATAAGATTATAATTAGGTTAAGGTAAAGGGTTTGGGGGTTAGGCCCTtgttgtgatgggtagggttagggagaGGGAGGAGGCGCTAGAGATTGCATTGTGTCAATAAATGTCCTCACAAAGATAGATGCACAAGAACGTTTTTTCTATCCTGGAGAcgtcaacctgaatgcacacagactcacgGGGACACCTGGGGgactaaattgaggtccccgtgaggaaacaagcttataaatcatatagaattagtttttttgaaaatgggaTGGTAGATTTAGTGGTAGGGTTAGAGTAAAAGGaaagaatatacagtttgtacagtatacgtccccacaaagatagtgaaccagacatttgtgtgtaggtgtgtatgtgtgtgtgtaaactactaacatttaaatgaatcatttgacACATTTCACTTATCGTGCATATACATGGTTTTACGTTgtacttatatttaaaaaataaatattggtaacacttcacaatacaggtgcactaatatgcattaattcatgcaaaactaatgcacagataatcatgagttaatgtattactaatgtcgaactaacccatttattaataattactgcatcagcaactatgAACATTCTATGTTATTAATGGATTAAGTAGTATAttaattgctattaattaaatatgacatcatgTATTAATTCCCTATAATAacatatatttaccaataatgtaaattaatgtgttaattaccacaaggggtcaaagccatgcatttcaactgcCAGttttctgctttaattaatcattagctaatgatttataaaggtatcatatgttatgactttacttgttaaGGCACATGaatattaactaattgattaagtaattatgtaattgtggttataggttgtgaattaatttttaattagttaatagtcatgtgcctcaacaagtaaaatcataacataatgatacctttatatcATACcttcattagctaatgattaattaaagcagacaactggcaattgaaatgcatggctttgaccccttgtggtaattaacacattaatttaaattattagttcatataaaatgttattaaggaatgaatacaatatgacacatttaactaatcacaatttaatgattacgtaatctaatcattaataaatgggttagttcttcatgagtcataCATTAACTTATGATTATCCGTGCATTAgttaaacatgaattaatgcatattagtgcacccattgtaaaatgttaccgaaatatgtatatataagaaATCTTAACAGCACAAATTTACCCCaaagctaaaaataaaaaataaaaataaaaaaaatagattcaCAACCTTCAAGAAAAGTCAATAACGTTCAACTGTTTAGTATTTTCAAGCATTCATTCAAGAACATGACAGTTTTGTTATGCATTCAAAATGTCTGTGGAAAGAGTGACTCCATCTAACAGACAGGGGGAGGGCAGAAGATCATAAACTAAAACAAGCCGCAATGATGAAAAACAAATCGGCCTAATAACCAAGTAGACATCAATTGCAGGAGCACTTCTGACACGTCTTTTAGTGAGACACTGCAGAGATTTCTGAACTTCTTCAAGAACTCCTGCACCTTTAATACGCAGCTTGAACGTCTCCGGCTGTTTACTTGCTCTACCGTTCCTTTCACACATTTAATAGGCTGTAAAGTGAAAAAATGATACACATTCAAAAATATGCCTTCGACATGCTTACccacaaaaaaattctgcccacATGACATTTACCGAACTTTCCCACTTCAATACCAAGTAAAATCACCCACGTTCATACTTCAGGCATAACTGGAGTGCAAGCACattttagcagacacttttgaAAGAGAAAACTGAGGTGCAAAGTGcaataaaaaagaaaggaaaaatgaCCTGAGAGAGCCAGTACAGTCAGCAGGGCCACAAAGGTGAGCAGGCGCAGGTAAAACTTCTCAGAAACCATGATTTCTTGTCTTCTCTGTCGATTTGCACAACGGCGAAGGTCTGCAAGCAAACGTGCAGAGACAAAAGAGGAGGAGAGAGCCCGAGGGAAGCCCACGCAAACATTCTCAGCGGAAACTGCATCTGGCAAATTACTGTAAGTCGGCTAGCAGAAAGACCCTGTCTCCTTGTATATTTAAGCGAATGCACATGTGCAGCGTGAGTAGTTTTCCACATTCAATTGAGTTGCAGCTCTTAATACTGAAACATGATTCTAGTTTGACTTATTTAAGCCTCCACGTCTTGAATCATTTTGAGTTTAAGTAACTGTTGCCCAGAACTTTAAATGACAAAACCCAAACCCTAAAAGTGTGTTTaggattttgaaaaaatatatactttgaACAATTGCACAGAAATTGCTTGtacatttcacaaataattacaaagaacCAGCAAGTAACACATTGACATTGAATccaaaaatctttgttttatctACAACTTTGAAATGAATCATAATTTTTATCATGTACAGATTGCAAATCAAGGTTATTTTGCATTAGCTCTTGCAGACTGTGATCTGTATACATGAGATGCATGTGTGGTTTGGAGTTGTTTGGACTGAAGAGAGTTACTGGAATTGTGGAGGTGAAGTTGACCTATTTCGTCAAGCCGACCCCTTTGGGCAAACGGCCTGGAAACTGGCAATTTGTGGTCAGAAGGATAAGTCTACAAACCCGGAGGGTGAAGAGAAGTACAAGCTCACACTAATTTGCTGGTTGTTAGCATTATAAGTAATCCAAGAGACCTTGTTAGAGTCTTTTCTGAATACAGGATTAGCTATATGGGCTTGCATGAGTGGGAGTAACAGCAGAGGGATGTCATGACTCGTGTCCCTGTCCACTTTATTCATTTAAGACACTCCCCATGGCGTTCCTTGATAATAAAAACTGGGCACATGCagacagatattttttttacccacactctaaaaaaaaacggtgctatatagtactaaaagtggttctttggcttgtaatcataggggaaccactttaagtgctgCATAGCACTAAATCTTGgtgattcagtggttctttagtggttcttcaccagttctttgggatgactgaagtgctatatagcactattatcatatacagaacctgttaagcccctgtGCGGTTCTTCAGTGTTTTTTGGGGtggtaaaggtgctatatagcaccactgcCGTACAAATAACCTTCAAAgcccctttaaaggttctttacacaCAAAAGAACTACTTTTGGTGCCGATTAGCCCCATTATTGAGGAAGAAATAGAATGCGATATGGCACATCTTATGGGTTATACATAGCACCATTTCACAAAGGTGCAgtagagcacctttaaagatatggtgctatttggcaccaaaagttgttcccctatgattataagccaagaaccacttttagtgccaaatagcaccaattttattttttagagtgcagctaacagggaacgttctcagaaATTTGGCTGAGCATTCTGGCATGGTTCAGCCGAAAGGAAAAAAACTAAACGTTCctaacattaataaatcattCGTTCATAGTTATTTGGTCTTTAACAATGTTCTCAAAATGTTACCACAAAAGTTGTCTATACATCATTCATGGAACCTGTTTAGCGAAATGTTTTAGTTGTAGGTTCAAATGTAACTACTTGTTTCAGTGTTCAGAGAACAGTCAAAAAGAaacattcccataatgtttgccGCAGAAGGATCAACTAGAATGCGCCCTTCATTTTTGCATAAACAGTGGATTTACTTTAATGGTTGCAGTGTATTTTACAGTAAATGCACTTTCAGTGTACTTACCAAGAAAGTACTGAATAATATAAGGTAACTACATGGGTTAAGATTTGGTTTAGCGGTAAAGTACCTAGTTAATACTCGGTTATTGTAATTACAATAAGGAAtaacactgatcaggcataacattataacagGTGAAGAAATGAAttacactgattatctcttcatcacagcagcTGTTAGTGGgggggatatattaggcagcatgtGAACATTTtgccctcaaagttgatgtgttagaaacaggaaaaatgggcaagcataatgATTTGAATGAGTTCGACAAAGGCCAAaatgtgatggctagacaactgggtcagagcatgtccaaaactgcagctcttgtggggtgttcctggtctgcagttgtcagtatctatcaaaagtggtccaaggaaggaacagtggagaactaGCAAAAGGgaatgggtggccaaggctcattgatgcacgtggggagtgaaggcatGGCCCATGTGTTCTGATCAACTGACATGCTaatgtagctcaaattgctcaataacttaatgctggttctgatagacaGGTgacagaatacacagtgcatcacagtttgttgtgtatgaggCTACACAGCTGCAGACCAATCAGAGTACCCTTGCTGACCCCTGTACTGCCAAAAGCGCcagcacatgagcatcagaactggaccgcGGAGCAggtggcaccaggatgcactatgggaagaaggcaagccgactgaggcagtgtgatgctttaggCAATGTTCTCCTGGGACacattgggtcctgccatccacgTGGATGtgactttgacatgtaccaggataatgtgccctgccacgaAGCAAAAACAGTCAGTCCATGAATGGTTTGCGAAgcacaagtttgaggtgttgacttagcCTCCAAATTCCACAGATCTCAGTCCatctgaacaaacaagtccgatccatggaggccccaccttgcaactttcAGGCTTTAAACAATCTGCAACTAAAATCTTGATAACTAAAATCAAGATTAAACAACTAAAATCTTGgtaccagataccacagcacacattcatgggtctagtggagtccatgccttgacgggtcagggctgttggCAGGAAAAGGTATTTTGGTATTTTACGGGGTAAAATATCTAGTACCTAGATATTACCCAGTTTTTATAATTGCATAAAACATACAACCTGAATGTTGTGTACAGGCCTGGTCCTGAGATGTACATAAGCGATACGCTGAGCAGAGCAGCGCTCGACAAGCAGGTGTTCACCGAGCCCGGACCACAACAGCATACTTTGTGCTCGATGGACAGCGCTGAGACCGTGTTCTCATTCATAGACCAAGCACTTCACCTCAATGTGACTGACACCAGTCTCCGTCAAATTGTAGCTGAGACCAAAGCTGATGATGCGCTACAGGAGCTGGTAAAGATCGTGCTTACAGGCTGGCCAGAGCGTAAAGAAGACGTGTCGCTCTCAGTGCGCGATTATTGGCCATTCAGAGACGAGCTGAACATTCAGAGCGGTGTGCTATACAGAGGTCAGTGCGTCATTATACCGAAGACATTGAGAGCAGCAATGCTGAATCGCATTCATGCCACGCATATAGGAGGAGAGGCCTGTTACAGACAGGCCAGGGAAACAGTGTTTTGACCTAACATGTGAGGTGAAATAAAGGATTATGTGGCTAATTGCCCCGCGTGTAATGAGTATGCGCACAATCAGCAAAAAGAAATGATGATGTCCCATGCAATCCCTGCGCGCCCCTGGCAAATTGTTAGCATGGACCTGAATGCTTATGGTGGCAGAGAATTTCTTATTATAGTGGACCACTACTCAGATTACTGGGAAATTGATCAGCTGCCAGATCTGACTTCAGTCATTACGCGCTGTAAAGTGCAGTTTGCTCATTATGGGCAGCCAGATCAGTTGATCACCGACAACGGGCCGCAATTTGCTTGCGAACAGTTCAGAAAATTTGCGGCACGGTGGGGGTTTATACATGTCACATCTTCACGTCAGTACCCAAAATCTAACGGAAAGGCTGAATCTGCGGTGAAGATTGCGAAATCACTCTGCAAAAGGGCAAACCTAGATGGAACAGATCCATGGCTAGCGATTCTACACTGGCGAAACACGCCCACAGATGGATTGGACAGCAGTCCCGCACAGCGACTTATGTCCCGCAGACTTAGGACAGGACTTCCCACGGCAAACAGTTTGCTTTTCCCCAAGGTGGTCGAAGGAGTTTCAGAGAAGCTGCGGTGGAAACGGCGCATGACGAAATTCCATTACGATGCAAGAGCCAGAGACCTCCCAGAGCTTAACGGTTGTGAACACATCCGAATGAAACCACTGCCTGGAGACCGCACGGGACAGTGGCGGAAGGGCCAGTGTCTGGGTATGGTGAATCCGCGATCTTATGTGGTGGATGGCACATTATACAGGCGCAACCGCGTGGATCTGCGGAGAGCTGAGCGCGCCGCCCAGTTTAATCATCAAGAGGCAGCGAGAAAGGAGAGCAGCCGGTGCTCAGCGTCTAGCAACGGTGAAACAGCAATCAAAGAGGGTGACACATCGGGACATCACTGAATGTGAGCTAGAGCAAGCTAAAGAACGAAGGCAGCAGCAAGTGTTTGAAAGGTCTACAGAGTTCGGAACCCCTATCATTACACGCAGCGGCCGTCAGTCAAGGCCACCACATAGACTTGACCTGTGAGATTCGCTTAAGGTCGTAGTTGACTAAGGCATCAGGAATGCAGTTTAATTGACTAATGCAAAGTATAAATCTGGTTTAGTAAACTTTGGGTTCATGTTCGGGGCTGGGGTTGTTAATTAAAGAAAGGGAGATGTTATGGGGAAATACCATATATGGTTTGTATCCTGTTGTGACGTGAACACTGGCACGCACTCGTTGGCGCTTCTTGCCATGTGAATAAAGACGCAAGTTGACTCAGCCCTTGCTTGGTTATTGCATAAAACCACAATCAGACAGTGTTTGCATTTTCTGTGTATCCCGTGCAGATGTTGAATTATCATTGTGTTGTTGTATTTTCTAAGATGTCCACATGATCACTAATCACAGTGAAGGACATGTCTCAGACTACCAGATCCTGCATTTCATCTGTTGTTTTAGTAAAGAAAAAAGATGACTTCTTTGATTTAATGTGGATTAATGAAGGGGTAAAGCAAGGGAAAAGGCAAGCTAGATTTTATGATTATGCAAATGAcctcatatttatatattagcaCTGTGATCCATGATTGTGATGCAACAATTTTGTTCTGCATGGTGGAGATGTTGCTTCACTTGCTTTATAAGCACTCAGATTAGTGATTGTGAATATGCATGGATTTCTATGAGTATTATATTTATCTGATGAACGTCTATTAGTAATATTCTTCTAATGCTCTTTTAATTAAAGACAAGTGGTTTAA is a window encoding:
- the ecrg4a gene encoding augurin-A isoform X2, whose product is MVSEKFYLRLLTFVALLTVLALSVDADVKPAAAVAVTPSKAKQFLASLKRPKRNLWDRSRPDVQQWIQQFMYMGFDEARLETDLAYWMDQHRSSDQGRQHHYDENSPMGPRSAGSYRHGANVNYDYY
- the ecrg4a gene encoding augurin-A isoform X1, with translation MVSEKFYLRLLTFVALLTVLALSDVASENTLEKLLMKRVDADVKPAAAVAVTPSKAKQFLASLKRPKRNLWDRSRPDVQQWIQQFMYMGFDEARLETDLAYWMDQHRSSDQGRQHHYDENSPMGPRSAGSYRHGANVNYDYY